One segment of Danaus plexippus chromosome 10, MEX_DaPlex, whole genome shotgun sequence DNA contains the following:
- the LOC116766650 gene encoding cytoplasmic dynein 1 intermediate chain isoform X2, which yields MSSMSDRKAELERKKAKLQALREEKDRRRREKEQKDAEEALARASTASSADSRRDLDEMLSSLGVAPVRDVLSSLSSLASLTPPQTASPDASLPHADRASLPANTGGKKPPQLQVVSVQSTDIPPKENVTYAKQTQTNTSSVTELRDGCSSNASPLAGYMEDWWRPRKDEYNLNPGLEWEDEFTVLTFDGDGARQGDDEDAFHGKLPPGILPHGLPTVKEVQPAVTAAPAEKKDEEKEKKVRELSNDEKQTIMLSAEFQKFISRAGRVIERALAEEVDIYTDYTGGGDGENAQDDKSDARLSLVRTFQDERWSRGRCVTCLDWSTAHPELMLASYHNSDDAPHDPDGVCLVWNTKFKKTTPEDIFHCQSPVMSATFARFHPNLILGGTYSGQIVLWDNRVQKRTPVQRTPLSSQAHTHPVYCLSVVGSQNAHNLISVSTDGRMCSWSLDMLSQPQETIELQHRQGKAVAVTAMAFPHGDVNNFVLGSEDGNIYTGCRHGQRAGVSDSVEGHAGPVTSVSCHAAPAALDLSHLYLSASVDWSVKLWSLKENKALYSFEDSGDYVSDVRWSPAHPALFAAVDAGGRLDLWNLNRDTEVPIASVMSEGGVAFNRVSWSPSGAHVTAGDDAGKIWVYELAENVAQPRHDEWSKFVYTLQELRNNQADEETDRLSLASGPPSLSSLTSLASNPLR from the exons ATGTCGAGCATGTCAGACAGGAAGGCTGAGCTTGAACGGAAAAAGGCCAAACTACAGGCTCTGAGGGAAGAAAAGGATCGCCGCAGACGTGAGAAAGAACAAAAAGATGCCGAGGAAGCCTTG GCGCGGGCGTCGACGGCCTCGAGCGCGGACTCCCGCCGCGACCTCGATGAGATGCTGTCGTCGCTGGGAGTGGCTCCGGTGAGGGACGTGCTGTCGTCCCTATCCTCGCTGGCGTCCCTCACGCCGCCGCAGACCGCGTCCCCCGACGCCAGCCTGCCGCACGCCGATCGAGCCTCACTACCCGCCAACAC AGGTGGCAAGAAGCCGCCCCAGCTGCAGGTGGTGTCGGTGCAATCCACCGACATCCCGCCCAAAGAGAACGTGACGTACGCCAAGCAGACCCAGACCAACACCTCGTCGGTGACGGAGCTGCGAGACG GCTGCTCTTCCAATGCATCGCCGCTTGCAGGATACATGGAGGACTGGTGGCGGCCGCGGAAAG ACGAGTACAATCTAAACCCGGGTTTAGAGTGGGAGGACGAGTTCACAG TGCTTACATTCGACGGTGATGGCGCGCGGCAAGGAGACGACGAGGACGCCTTCCACGGGAAGTTACCGCCGGGGATCCTGCCGCACGGACTGCCCACCGTCAAGGAGGTGCAGCCGGCCGTCACCGCCGCGCCCGCCGAAAAGAAGGACGAAGAAAAGGAGAAGAAAG TTCGCGAGTTGAGCAACGACGAGAAGCAGACCATCATGTTGTCGGCGGAGTTCCAGAAGTTCATAAGCAGAGCGGGGCGGGTCATAGAACGAGCGCTGGCCGAGGAGGTCGACATCTACACGGACTACACCGGCGGCGGCGACGGAGAGAACGCGCA AGACGACAAGTCGGACGCGCGCTTGTCGCTGGTGCGCACGTTCCAGGACGAGCGCTGGTCCCGCGGGCGCTGCGTCACGTGCCTGGACTGGTCGACGGCGCACCCCGAGCTCATGCTGGCGTCCTATCACAACAGCGACGACGCGCCGCACGACCCCGACGGCGTGTGCCTCGTGTGGAACACCAAGTTCAAGAAGACCACGCCGGAGGACATCTTCCACTGCCAGTCGCCCGTCATGAGCGCCACCTTCGCCAG GTTCCACCCTAACCTGATCCTGGGCGGCACGTACTCGGGCCAGATCGTGTTGTGGGACAACAGAGTACAGAAACGAACGCCCGTGCAGAGGACGCCGCTCTCGTCACAAGCGCATACT CACCCCGTGTACTGCCTGTCCGTGGTGGGCAGTCAGAACGCGCACAACCTGATCTCGGTGTCGACGGACGGGCGCATGTGCTCGTGGTCGCTGGACATGCTGTCGCAGCCGCAGGAGACCATCGAGCTGCAGCACCGCCAGGGCAAGGCCGTGGCTGTCACTGCCATGGCCTTCCCACATGGGGACGTCAACAACTTCGTGCTCGGCAGCGAGGACGGGAATATTTACACCG GTTGCCGTCACGGTCAGCGAGCGGGCGTGTCGGACAGCGTGGAAGGTCACGCGGGTCCTGTGACGTCGGTGTCGTGTCACGCCGCCCCCGCCGCCCTCGACCTGTCGCACCTGTACCTCTCCGCCTCTGTGGACTGGAGCGTCAAGCTGTGGAGTCTGAAG GAGAACAAGGCGTTGTACTCGTTCGAGGACAGCGGCGACTACGTGTCGGACGTGCGCTGGTCCCCGGCTCACCCCGCGCTGTTCGCTGCCGTGGACGCGGGCGGCCGCCTCGACCTCTGGAACCTCAACAGGGACACCGAG GTGCCGATAGCGTCGGTGATGTCGGAGGGCGGCGTGGCCTTCAACCGCGTGTCGTGGAGTCCGAGCGGCGCACACGTCACGGCCGGGGACGACGCGGGCAAGATATGGGTCTACGAGCTGGCCGAG AACGTAGCCCAGCCGCGGCATGATGAGTGGAGCAAGTTCGTGTACACGCTGCAAGAACTGAGGAACAACCAGGCGGACGAGGAAACGGATCGCCTCAGCCTGGCCAGCGGACCACCGTCGCTCTCCAGCCTCACCTCGCTGGCCAGCAACCCGCTCAG ATAA
- the LOC116766650 gene encoding cytoplasmic dynein 1 intermediate chain isoform X4, with translation MSSMSDRKAELERKKAKLQALREEKDRRRREKEQKDAEEALARASTASSADSRRDLDEMLSSLGVAPVRDVLSSLSSLASLTPPQTASPDASLPHADRASLPANTGGKKPPQLQVVSVQSTDIPPKENVTYAKQTQTNTSSVTELRDGCSSNASPLAGYMEDWWRPRKAHATDFYDEYNLNPGLEWEDEFTGDDEDAFHGKLPPGILPHGLPTVKEVQPAVTAAPAEKKDEEKEKKVRELSNDEKQTIMLSAEFQKFISRAGRVIERALAEEVDIYTDYTGGGDGENAQDDKSDARLSLVRTFQDERWSRGRCVTCLDWSTAHPELMLASYHNSDDAPHDPDGVCLVWNTKFKKTTPEDIFHCQSPVMSATFARFHPNLILGGTYSGQIVLWDNRVQKRTPVQRTPLSSQAHTHPVYCLSVVGSQNAHNLISVSTDGRMCSWSLDMLSQPQETIELQHRQGKAVAVTAMAFPHGDVNNFVLGSEDGNIYTGCRHGQRAGVSDSVEGHAGPVTSVSCHAAPAALDLSHLYLSASVDWSVKLWSLKENKALYSFEDSGDYVSDVRWSPAHPALFAAVDAGGRLDLWNLNRDTEVPIASVMSEGGVAFNRVSWSPSGAHVTAGDDAGKIWVYELAENVAQPRHDEWSKFVYTLQELRNNQADEETDRLSLASGPPSLSSLTSLASNPLR, from the exons ATGTCGAGCATGTCAGACAGGAAGGCTGAGCTTGAACGGAAAAAGGCCAAACTACAGGCTCTGAGGGAAGAAAAGGATCGCCGCAGACGTGAGAAAGAACAAAAAGATGCCGAGGAAGCCTTG GCGCGGGCGTCGACGGCCTCGAGCGCGGACTCCCGCCGCGACCTCGATGAGATGCTGTCGTCGCTGGGAGTGGCTCCGGTGAGGGACGTGCTGTCGTCCCTATCCTCGCTGGCGTCCCTCACGCCGCCGCAGACCGCGTCCCCCGACGCCAGCCTGCCGCACGCCGATCGAGCCTCACTACCCGCCAACAC AGGTGGCAAGAAGCCGCCCCAGCTGCAGGTGGTGTCGGTGCAATCCACCGACATCCCGCCCAAAGAGAACGTGACGTACGCCAAGCAGACCCAGACCAACACCTCGTCGGTGACGGAGCTGCGAGACG GCTGCTCTTCCAATGCATCGCCGCTTGCAGGATACATGGAGGACTGGTGGCGGCCGCGGAAAG CGCACGCCACTGACTTCTACG ACGAGTACAATCTAAACCCGGGTTTAGAGTGGGAGGACGAGTTCACAG GAGACGACGAGGACGCCTTCCACGGGAAGTTACCGCCGGGGATCCTGCCGCACGGACTGCCCACCGTCAAGGAGGTGCAGCCGGCCGTCACCGCCGCGCCCGCCGAAAAGAAGGACGAAGAAAAGGAGAAGAAAG TTCGCGAGTTGAGCAACGACGAGAAGCAGACCATCATGTTGTCGGCGGAGTTCCAGAAGTTCATAAGCAGAGCGGGGCGGGTCATAGAACGAGCGCTGGCCGAGGAGGTCGACATCTACACGGACTACACCGGCGGCGGCGACGGAGAGAACGCGCA AGACGACAAGTCGGACGCGCGCTTGTCGCTGGTGCGCACGTTCCAGGACGAGCGCTGGTCCCGCGGGCGCTGCGTCACGTGCCTGGACTGGTCGACGGCGCACCCCGAGCTCATGCTGGCGTCCTATCACAACAGCGACGACGCGCCGCACGACCCCGACGGCGTGTGCCTCGTGTGGAACACCAAGTTCAAGAAGACCACGCCGGAGGACATCTTCCACTGCCAGTCGCCCGTCATGAGCGCCACCTTCGCCAG GTTCCACCCTAACCTGATCCTGGGCGGCACGTACTCGGGCCAGATCGTGTTGTGGGACAACAGAGTACAGAAACGAACGCCCGTGCAGAGGACGCCGCTCTCGTCACAAGCGCATACT CACCCCGTGTACTGCCTGTCCGTGGTGGGCAGTCAGAACGCGCACAACCTGATCTCGGTGTCGACGGACGGGCGCATGTGCTCGTGGTCGCTGGACATGCTGTCGCAGCCGCAGGAGACCATCGAGCTGCAGCACCGCCAGGGCAAGGCCGTGGCTGTCACTGCCATGGCCTTCCCACATGGGGACGTCAACAACTTCGTGCTCGGCAGCGAGGACGGGAATATTTACACCG GTTGCCGTCACGGTCAGCGAGCGGGCGTGTCGGACAGCGTGGAAGGTCACGCGGGTCCTGTGACGTCGGTGTCGTGTCACGCCGCCCCCGCCGCCCTCGACCTGTCGCACCTGTACCTCTCCGCCTCTGTGGACTGGAGCGTCAAGCTGTGGAGTCTGAAG GAGAACAAGGCGTTGTACTCGTTCGAGGACAGCGGCGACTACGTGTCGGACGTGCGCTGGTCCCCGGCTCACCCCGCGCTGTTCGCTGCCGTGGACGCGGGCGGCCGCCTCGACCTCTGGAACCTCAACAGGGACACCGAG GTGCCGATAGCGTCGGTGATGTCGGAGGGCGGCGTGGCCTTCAACCGCGTGTCGTGGAGTCCGAGCGGCGCACACGTCACGGCCGGGGACGACGCGGGCAAGATATGGGTCTACGAGCTGGCCGAG AACGTAGCCCAGCCGCGGCATGATGAGTGGAGCAAGTTCGTGTACACGCTGCAAGAACTGAGGAACAACCAGGCGGACGAGGAAACGGATCGCCTCAGCCTGGCCAGCGGACCACCGTCGCTCTCCAGCCTCACCTCGCTGGCCAGCAACCCGCTCAG ATAA
- the LOC116766650 gene encoding cytoplasmic dynein 1 intermediate chain isoform X13, with product MSSMSDRKAELERKKAKLQALREEKDRRRREKEQKDAEEALARASTASSADSRRDLDEMLSSLGVAPVRDVLSSLSSLASLTPPQTASPDASLPHADRASLPANTGGKKPPQLQVVSVQSTDIPPKENVTYAKQTQTNTSSVTELRDDEYNLNPGLEWEDEFTVLTFDGDGARQGDDEDAFHGKLPPGILPHGLPTVKEVQPAVTAAPAEKKDEEKEKKVRELSNDEKQTIMLSAEFQKFISRAGRVIERALAEEVDIYTDYTGGGDGENAQDDKSDARLSLVRTFQDERWSRGRCVTCLDWSTAHPELMLASYHNSDDAPHDPDGVCLVWNTKFKKTTPEDIFHCQSPVMSATFARFHPNLILGGTYSGQIVLWDNRVQKRTPVQRTPLSSQAHTHPVYCLSVVGSQNAHNLISVSTDGRMCSWSLDMLSQPQETIELQHRQGKAVAVTAMAFPHGDVNNFVLGSEDGNIYTGCRHGQRAGVSDSVEGHAGPVTSVSCHAAPAALDLSHLYLSASVDWSVKLWSLKENKALYSFEDSGDYVSDVRWSPAHPALFAAVDAGGRLDLWNLNRDTEVPIASVMSEGGVAFNRVSWSPSGAHVTAGDDAGKIWVYELAENVAQPRHDEWSKFVYTLQELRNNQADEETDRLSLASGPPSLSSLTSLASNPLR from the exons ATGTCGAGCATGTCAGACAGGAAGGCTGAGCTTGAACGGAAAAAGGCCAAACTACAGGCTCTGAGGGAAGAAAAGGATCGCCGCAGACGTGAGAAAGAACAAAAAGATGCCGAGGAAGCCTTG GCGCGGGCGTCGACGGCCTCGAGCGCGGACTCCCGCCGCGACCTCGATGAGATGCTGTCGTCGCTGGGAGTGGCTCCGGTGAGGGACGTGCTGTCGTCCCTATCCTCGCTGGCGTCCCTCACGCCGCCGCAGACCGCGTCCCCCGACGCCAGCCTGCCGCACGCCGATCGAGCCTCACTACCCGCCAACAC AGGTGGCAAGAAGCCGCCCCAGCTGCAGGTGGTGTCGGTGCAATCCACCGACATCCCGCCCAAAGAGAACGTGACGTACGCCAAGCAGACCCAGACCAACACCTCGTCGGTGACGGAGCTGCGAGACG ACGAGTACAATCTAAACCCGGGTTTAGAGTGGGAGGACGAGTTCACAG TGCTTACATTCGACGGTGATGGCGCGCGGCAAGGAGACGACGAGGACGCCTTCCACGGGAAGTTACCGCCGGGGATCCTGCCGCACGGACTGCCCACCGTCAAGGAGGTGCAGCCGGCCGTCACCGCCGCGCCCGCCGAAAAGAAGGACGAAGAAAAGGAGAAGAAAG TTCGCGAGTTGAGCAACGACGAGAAGCAGACCATCATGTTGTCGGCGGAGTTCCAGAAGTTCATAAGCAGAGCGGGGCGGGTCATAGAACGAGCGCTGGCCGAGGAGGTCGACATCTACACGGACTACACCGGCGGCGGCGACGGAGAGAACGCGCA AGACGACAAGTCGGACGCGCGCTTGTCGCTGGTGCGCACGTTCCAGGACGAGCGCTGGTCCCGCGGGCGCTGCGTCACGTGCCTGGACTGGTCGACGGCGCACCCCGAGCTCATGCTGGCGTCCTATCACAACAGCGACGACGCGCCGCACGACCCCGACGGCGTGTGCCTCGTGTGGAACACCAAGTTCAAGAAGACCACGCCGGAGGACATCTTCCACTGCCAGTCGCCCGTCATGAGCGCCACCTTCGCCAG GTTCCACCCTAACCTGATCCTGGGCGGCACGTACTCGGGCCAGATCGTGTTGTGGGACAACAGAGTACAGAAACGAACGCCCGTGCAGAGGACGCCGCTCTCGTCACAAGCGCATACT CACCCCGTGTACTGCCTGTCCGTGGTGGGCAGTCAGAACGCGCACAACCTGATCTCGGTGTCGACGGACGGGCGCATGTGCTCGTGGTCGCTGGACATGCTGTCGCAGCCGCAGGAGACCATCGAGCTGCAGCACCGCCAGGGCAAGGCCGTGGCTGTCACTGCCATGGCCTTCCCACATGGGGACGTCAACAACTTCGTGCTCGGCAGCGAGGACGGGAATATTTACACCG GTTGCCGTCACGGTCAGCGAGCGGGCGTGTCGGACAGCGTGGAAGGTCACGCGGGTCCTGTGACGTCGGTGTCGTGTCACGCCGCCCCCGCCGCCCTCGACCTGTCGCACCTGTACCTCTCCGCCTCTGTGGACTGGAGCGTCAAGCTGTGGAGTCTGAAG GAGAACAAGGCGTTGTACTCGTTCGAGGACAGCGGCGACTACGTGTCGGACGTGCGCTGGTCCCCGGCTCACCCCGCGCTGTTCGCTGCCGTGGACGCGGGCGGCCGCCTCGACCTCTGGAACCTCAACAGGGACACCGAG GTGCCGATAGCGTCGGTGATGTCGGAGGGCGGCGTGGCCTTCAACCGCGTGTCGTGGAGTCCGAGCGGCGCACACGTCACGGCCGGGGACGACGCGGGCAAGATATGGGTCTACGAGCTGGCCGAG AACGTAGCCCAGCCGCGGCATGATGAGTGGAGCAAGTTCGTGTACACGCTGCAAGAACTGAGGAACAACCAGGCGGACGAGGAAACGGATCGCCTCAGCCTGGCCAGCGGACCACCGTCGCTCTCCAGCCTCACCTCGCTGGCCAGCAACCCGCTCAG ATAA
- the LOC116766650 gene encoding cytoplasmic dynein 1 intermediate chain isoform X17 translates to MSSMSDRKAELERKKAKLQALREEKDRRRREKEQKDAEEALARASTASSADSRRDLDEMLSSLGVAPVRDVLSSLSSLASLTPPQTASPDASLPHADRASLPANTGGKKPPQLQVVSVQSTDIPPKENVTYAKQTQTNTSSVTELRDDEYNLNPGLEWEDEFTGDDEDAFHGKLPPGILPHGLPTVKEVQPAVTAAPAEKKDEEKEKKVRELSNDEKQTIMLSAEFQKFISRAGRVIERALAEEVDIYTDYTGGGDGENAQDDKSDARLSLVRTFQDERWSRGRCVTCLDWSTAHPELMLASYHNSDDAPHDPDGVCLVWNTKFKKTTPEDIFHCQSPVMSATFARFHPNLILGGTYSGQIVLWDNRVQKRTPVQRTPLSSQAHTHPVYCLSVVGSQNAHNLISVSTDGRMCSWSLDMLSQPQETIELQHRQGKAVAVTAMAFPHGDVNNFVLGSEDGNIYTGCRHGQRAGVSDSVEGHAGPVTSVSCHAAPAALDLSHLYLSASVDWSVKLWSLKENKALYSFEDSGDYVSDVRWSPAHPALFAAVDAGGRLDLWNLNRDTEVPIASVMSEGGVAFNRVSWSPSGAHVTAGDDAGKIWVYELAENVAQPRHDEWSKFVYTLQELRNNQADEETDRLSLASGPPSLSSLTSLASNPLR, encoded by the exons ATGTCGAGCATGTCAGACAGGAAGGCTGAGCTTGAACGGAAAAAGGCCAAACTACAGGCTCTGAGGGAAGAAAAGGATCGCCGCAGACGTGAGAAAGAACAAAAAGATGCCGAGGAAGCCTTG GCGCGGGCGTCGACGGCCTCGAGCGCGGACTCCCGCCGCGACCTCGATGAGATGCTGTCGTCGCTGGGAGTGGCTCCGGTGAGGGACGTGCTGTCGTCCCTATCCTCGCTGGCGTCCCTCACGCCGCCGCAGACCGCGTCCCCCGACGCCAGCCTGCCGCACGCCGATCGAGCCTCACTACCCGCCAACAC AGGTGGCAAGAAGCCGCCCCAGCTGCAGGTGGTGTCGGTGCAATCCACCGACATCCCGCCCAAAGAGAACGTGACGTACGCCAAGCAGACCCAGACCAACACCTCGTCGGTGACGGAGCTGCGAGACG ACGAGTACAATCTAAACCCGGGTTTAGAGTGGGAGGACGAGTTCACAG GAGACGACGAGGACGCCTTCCACGGGAAGTTACCGCCGGGGATCCTGCCGCACGGACTGCCCACCGTCAAGGAGGTGCAGCCGGCCGTCACCGCCGCGCCCGCCGAAAAGAAGGACGAAGAAAAGGAGAAGAAAG TTCGCGAGTTGAGCAACGACGAGAAGCAGACCATCATGTTGTCGGCGGAGTTCCAGAAGTTCATAAGCAGAGCGGGGCGGGTCATAGAACGAGCGCTGGCCGAGGAGGTCGACATCTACACGGACTACACCGGCGGCGGCGACGGAGAGAACGCGCA AGACGACAAGTCGGACGCGCGCTTGTCGCTGGTGCGCACGTTCCAGGACGAGCGCTGGTCCCGCGGGCGCTGCGTCACGTGCCTGGACTGGTCGACGGCGCACCCCGAGCTCATGCTGGCGTCCTATCACAACAGCGACGACGCGCCGCACGACCCCGACGGCGTGTGCCTCGTGTGGAACACCAAGTTCAAGAAGACCACGCCGGAGGACATCTTCCACTGCCAGTCGCCCGTCATGAGCGCCACCTTCGCCAG GTTCCACCCTAACCTGATCCTGGGCGGCACGTACTCGGGCCAGATCGTGTTGTGGGACAACAGAGTACAGAAACGAACGCCCGTGCAGAGGACGCCGCTCTCGTCACAAGCGCATACT CACCCCGTGTACTGCCTGTCCGTGGTGGGCAGTCAGAACGCGCACAACCTGATCTCGGTGTCGACGGACGGGCGCATGTGCTCGTGGTCGCTGGACATGCTGTCGCAGCCGCAGGAGACCATCGAGCTGCAGCACCGCCAGGGCAAGGCCGTGGCTGTCACTGCCATGGCCTTCCCACATGGGGACGTCAACAACTTCGTGCTCGGCAGCGAGGACGGGAATATTTACACCG GTTGCCGTCACGGTCAGCGAGCGGGCGTGTCGGACAGCGTGGAAGGTCACGCGGGTCCTGTGACGTCGGTGTCGTGTCACGCCGCCCCCGCCGCCCTCGACCTGTCGCACCTGTACCTCTCCGCCTCTGTGGACTGGAGCGTCAAGCTGTGGAGTCTGAAG GAGAACAAGGCGTTGTACTCGTTCGAGGACAGCGGCGACTACGTGTCGGACGTGCGCTGGTCCCCGGCTCACCCCGCGCTGTTCGCTGCCGTGGACGCGGGCGGCCGCCTCGACCTCTGGAACCTCAACAGGGACACCGAG GTGCCGATAGCGTCGGTGATGTCGGAGGGCGGCGTGGCCTTCAACCGCGTGTCGTGGAGTCCGAGCGGCGCACACGTCACGGCCGGGGACGACGCGGGCAAGATATGGGTCTACGAGCTGGCCGAG AACGTAGCCCAGCCGCGGCATGATGAGTGGAGCAAGTTCGTGTACACGCTGCAAGAACTGAGGAACAACCAGGCGGACGAGGAAACGGATCGCCTCAGCCTGGCCAGCGGACCACCGTCGCTCTCCAGCCTCACCTCGCTGGCCAGCAACCCGCTCAG ATAA
- the LOC116766650 gene encoding cytoplasmic dynein 1 intermediate chain isoform X14, which yields MSSMSDRKAELERKKAKLQALREEKDRRRREKEQKDAEEALARASTASSADSRRDLDEMLSSLGVAPVRDVLSSLSSLASLTPPQTASPDASLPHADRASLPANTGGKKPPQLQVVSVQSTDIPPKENVTYAKQTQTNTSSVTELRDAHATDFYDEYNLNPGLEWEDEFTGDDEDAFHGKLPPGILPHGLPTVKEVQPAVTAAPAEKKDEEKEKKVRELSNDEKQTIMLSAEFQKFISRAGRVIERALAEEVDIYTDYTGGGDGENAQDDKSDARLSLVRTFQDERWSRGRCVTCLDWSTAHPELMLASYHNSDDAPHDPDGVCLVWNTKFKKTTPEDIFHCQSPVMSATFARFHPNLILGGTYSGQIVLWDNRVQKRTPVQRTPLSSQAHTHPVYCLSVVGSQNAHNLISVSTDGRMCSWSLDMLSQPQETIELQHRQGKAVAVTAMAFPHGDVNNFVLGSEDGNIYTGCRHGQRAGVSDSVEGHAGPVTSVSCHAAPAALDLSHLYLSASVDWSVKLWSLKENKALYSFEDSGDYVSDVRWSPAHPALFAAVDAGGRLDLWNLNRDTEVPIASVMSEGGVAFNRVSWSPSGAHVTAGDDAGKIWVYELAENVAQPRHDEWSKFVYTLQELRNNQADEETDRLSLASGPPSLSSLTSLASNPLR from the exons ATGTCGAGCATGTCAGACAGGAAGGCTGAGCTTGAACGGAAAAAGGCCAAACTACAGGCTCTGAGGGAAGAAAAGGATCGCCGCAGACGTGAGAAAGAACAAAAAGATGCCGAGGAAGCCTTG GCGCGGGCGTCGACGGCCTCGAGCGCGGACTCCCGCCGCGACCTCGATGAGATGCTGTCGTCGCTGGGAGTGGCTCCGGTGAGGGACGTGCTGTCGTCCCTATCCTCGCTGGCGTCCCTCACGCCGCCGCAGACCGCGTCCCCCGACGCCAGCCTGCCGCACGCCGATCGAGCCTCACTACCCGCCAACAC AGGTGGCAAGAAGCCGCCCCAGCTGCAGGTGGTGTCGGTGCAATCCACCGACATCCCGCCCAAAGAGAACGTGACGTACGCCAAGCAGACCCAGACCAACACCTCGTCGGTGACGGAGCTGCGAGACG CGCACGCCACTGACTTCTACG ACGAGTACAATCTAAACCCGGGTTTAGAGTGGGAGGACGAGTTCACAG GAGACGACGAGGACGCCTTCCACGGGAAGTTACCGCCGGGGATCCTGCCGCACGGACTGCCCACCGTCAAGGAGGTGCAGCCGGCCGTCACCGCCGCGCCCGCCGAAAAGAAGGACGAAGAAAAGGAGAAGAAAG TTCGCGAGTTGAGCAACGACGAGAAGCAGACCATCATGTTGTCGGCGGAGTTCCAGAAGTTCATAAGCAGAGCGGGGCGGGTCATAGAACGAGCGCTGGCCGAGGAGGTCGACATCTACACGGACTACACCGGCGGCGGCGACGGAGAGAACGCGCA AGACGACAAGTCGGACGCGCGCTTGTCGCTGGTGCGCACGTTCCAGGACGAGCGCTGGTCCCGCGGGCGCTGCGTCACGTGCCTGGACTGGTCGACGGCGCACCCCGAGCTCATGCTGGCGTCCTATCACAACAGCGACGACGCGCCGCACGACCCCGACGGCGTGTGCCTCGTGTGGAACACCAAGTTCAAGAAGACCACGCCGGAGGACATCTTCCACTGCCAGTCGCCCGTCATGAGCGCCACCTTCGCCAG GTTCCACCCTAACCTGATCCTGGGCGGCACGTACTCGGGCCAGATCGTGTTGTGGGACAACAGAGTACAGAAACGAACGCCCGTGCAGAGGACGCCGCTCTCGTCACAAGCGCATACT CACCCCGTGTACTGCCTGTCCGTGGTGGGCAGTCAGAACGCGCACAACCTGATCTCGGTGTCGACGGACGGGCGCATGTGCTCGTGGTCGCTGGACATGCTGTCGCAGCCGCAGGAGACCATCGAGCTGCAGCACCGCCAGGGCAAGGCCGTGGCTGTCACTGCCATGGCCTTCCCACATGGGGACGTCAACAACTTCGTGCTCGGCAGCGAGGACGGGAATATTTACACCG GTTGCCGTCACGGTCAGCGAGCGGGCGTGTCGGACAGCGTGGAAGGTCACGCGGGTCCTGTGACGTCGGTGTCGTGTCACGCCGCCCCCGCCGCCCTCGACCTGTCGCACCTGTACCTCTCCGCCTCTGTGGACTGGAGCGTCAAGCTGTGGAGTCTGAAG GAGAACAAGGCGTTGTACTCGTTCGAGGACAGCGGCGACTACGTGTCGGACGTGCGCTGGTCCCCGGCTCACCCCGCGCTGTTCGCTGCCGTGGACGCGGGCGGCCGCCTCGACCTCTGGAACCTCAACAGGGACACCGAG GTGCCGATAGCGTCGGTGATGTCGGAGGGCGGCGTGGCCTTCAACCGCGTGTCGTGGAGTCCGAGCGGCGCACACGTCACGGCCGGGGACGACGCGGGCAAGATATGGGTCTACGAGCTGGCCGAG AACGTAGCCCAGCCGCGGCATGATGAGTGGAGCAAGTTCGTGTACACGCTGCAAGAACTGAGGAACAACCAGGCGGACGAGGAAACGGATCGCCTCAGCCTGGCCAGCGGACCACCGTCGCTCTCCAGCCTCACCTCGCTGGCCAGCAACCCGCTCAG ATAA